In one Solanum lycopersicum chromosome 11, SLM_r2.1 genomic region, the following are encoded:
- the LOC101253246 gene encoding myosin-11 isoform X1, with translation MGTAVNIIVGSHVWVEDPEVAWIDGEVKKITNGEAEIERTDGKKVVRKLSTIYPKDVEAPAAGVDDMTKLSYLHEPGVLQNLKTRYELNEIYTYTGNILIAINPFQKLAHLYDSHMMQQYKGAPFGELNPHVFAIADVAYRAMILEGKSNSILVSGESGAGKTETTKMLMRYLAYLGGRAATEGRTVEQQVLGSNPVLEAFGNAKTVRNNNSSRFGKFVEIQFDKHGRISGAAIRTYLLERSRVCQISDPERNYHCFYLLCAAPQEEIEKYKLEHPKSFRYLNQSKCYELVGVSDAEEYLATRRAMDVVGISKKEQEAIFRVVASILHLGNIDFAKGKEVDSSVIKEEKAKLHLKTAAELLMCDPVALEDALCKRVMITPEEVIKRSLDPRSAEISRDGLAKTVYSRLFDWLVDKINVSIGQDPLSKCLIGVLDIYGFESFKHNSFEQFCINYTNEKLQQHFNQHVFKMEQEEYKREAIDWSYIEFVDNQDVLDLIEKKPGGIVALLDEACMFPKSTHETFSNKLYQTFKVHKRFVKPKLSRTDFIISHYAGEVQYQSDQFLDKNKDYIVPEHQDLLCASKCSFVAGLFPSLGEETSKSTKFSSIGSRFKLQLQQLMETLNATEPHYIRCVKPNNLLKPAIFENENIMRQLRCGGVLEAIRISCAGFPTRRPFFEFIHRFGLLAPEVLEGSYEEKNACKKILEKWGLKGFQIGKTKVFLRAGQMAELDARRAEVLNNAAKVLQRRIRTHIARNQFVALRKAAISLQSLCRGKLACKIYVQIKRQAAAIKIQKNSRRHNARKAYRKLQVSVLMVQTVLRAMDARKRFRFRKQTEAAIVIQAQWRCHKAYVYYRRLKRGVLVAQCKWRGKSAKKELRMLKMAARDTGALKEAKDKLEKQLEELTWRLQLEKRLRTDLEEAKAHEIAKSQEALEAMQKKVDEANALVVKEREAAKKAIEEAPPVIQETPVYVEDTKKVESLMEENNSLKVSLEQEKQNCDDWKQKYTEAQESGDESRRKLEETEKKVLQLQESLKGLEEKMTNLESENKVFRQQAVSMAPNKFLSGRSRSIIQRTESGRNFEDTRMHVDLHSPSLNQRDLPEADDKPQKSLNEKQQENQELLIRCIAQNLGFAGNRPIAACIIYKCLLQWRSFEVERTTVFDRIIQTIGHAIEKTQDNNDVLAYWLSNASTLLLLLQRTLKASAAAAMTPLRRRSSSASLFGRMSQSFRGNPQGVNLSFATGGVETLRQVEAKYPALLFKQQLTAYVEKIYGMIRDNLKKEISPLLGLCIQAPRTSRASLVKGSSRSVANTAAQQALIAHWQGIVKSLGIFLDTLKANHVPPFLVRKVFTQIFSFINVQLFNSLLLRRECCSFSNGEYVKAGLAELEHWCFTATDEYAGSAWDELKHIRQAIGFLVIHQKPKKTLDEISHQLCPVLSIQQLYRISTMYWDDKYGTHSVSSDVISSMRVSMTEDSNQAVSNSFLLDDDSSIPFSVDDISKSMEQIDIADIESPLPLRENSGFSFLLPRTN, from the exons AGAACCTAAAAACAAGATACGAACTCAATGAAATTTAC ACTTATACAGGAAATATCTTAATTGCAATAAATCCATTTCAAAAATTGGCTCATTTGTATGATTCACACATGATGCAACAATACAAGGGAGCACCATTTGGAGAATTAAACCCTCATGTCTTTGCCATTGCAGATGTTGCATACAG GGCCATGATCCTTGAGGGGAAAAGCAATTCTATTCTGGTTAGTGGTGAAAGTGGAGCCGGTAAAACTGAGACAACCAAGATGCTTATGCGATATCTTGCCTATCTGGGTGGCCGTGCAGCAACTGAAGGGCGTACAGTGGAGCAACAAGTCCTTGGT TCTAATCCTGTTCTTGAAGCATTCGGCAATGCGAAGACTGTTAGAAATAACAATTCCAG CCGTTTTGGCAAATTCGTCGAGATTCAGTTTGACAAACACGGAAGGATATCAGGAGCAGCAATCAGGACCTACCTCCTTGAGAGATCCCGTGTTTGCCAAATTTCTGATCCTGAGCGCAACTACCACTGTTTTTACCTTCTTTGTGCAGCCCCCCAAGAG GAGATTGAGAAGTATAAGTTGGAACATCCCAAATCATTTCGCTATCTTAACCAGTCAAAGTGCTATGAGCTAGTTGGTGTGAGCGATGCAGAAGAATACCTTGCTACTAGAAGAGCAATGGATGTTGTGGGAATTAGTAAAAAGGAGCAG GAAGCAATTTTTAGAGTCGTTGCCTCAATTCTTCATCTTGGTAATATTGACTTTGCAAAAGGAAAAGAGGTTGATTCATCAGTTATTAAAGAGGAAAAAGCCAAACTCCATCTTAAAACTGCAGCAGAGCTTCTGAT GTGTGACCCTGTAGCTTTGGAAGATGCATTGTGCAAAAGGGTGATGATCACCCCTGAAGAAGTGATAAAACGAAGCCTTGATCCTCGCAGTGCTGAAATAAGTAGGGATGGTCTGGCTAAAACAGTATATTCCAGATTATTTGATTG GTTGGTGGACAAGATAAATGTTTCAATTGGACAAGATCCCCTGTCTAAATGTCTCATTGGAGTCCTTGATATCTATGGTTTTGAAAGCTTTAAGCACAACAG CTTTGAGCAATTCTgcataaattatacaaatgagAAGCTGCAGCAACATTTCAATCAG CATGTCTTCAAGATGGAACAAGAAGAATACAAAAGAGAGGCCATTGATTGGAGTTACATTGAGTTTGTGGATAACCAGGATGTTTTAGATCTTATTGAAAAG AAACCAGGTGGAATTGTTGCTCTGCTAGATGAAGCTTG TATGTTCCCGAAGTCAACACATGAAACATTCTCTAACAAGCTATATCAGACATTCAAAGTTCACAAGCGCTTTGTTAAGCCTAAACTGTCTCGTACAGATTTCATAATTTCACATTATGCTGGAGAG GTGCAATATCAATCTGACCAGTTCCTGGACAAAAACAAGGACTATATAGTGCCTGAACATCAAGACCTCCTATGTGCTTCAAAATGCTCTTTTGTAGCAGGACTCTTCCCTTCACTAGGTGAAGAGACTTCAAAGTCTACAAAATTTTCTTCAATCGGTTCACGCTTTAAG TTACAACTGCAGCAATTGATGGAAACTCTGAATGCTACAGAACCTCATTACATCAGATGTGTAAAGCCTAATAACCTCCTAAAACCCGctatatttgaaaatgaaaacaTTATGCGGCAATTGCGCTGTGGT GGTGTTTTAGAGGCAATTAGAATCAGTTGTGCTGGATTCCCTACTCGCCGCCCTTTCTTTGAATTCATACACAGGTTTGGGCTCCTAGCGCCAGAGGTTTTGGAAGGGAG ctatgaagaaaaaaatgcttGCAAGAAGATTTTGGAAAAATGGGGGCTGAAAGGGTTTCAG ATAGGAAAGACCAAGGTATTCCTAAGGGCTGGACAGATGGCCGAGTTGGATGCACGACGAGCAGAGGTTCTTAATAATGCAGCCAAAGTTTTACAACGACGAATAAGAACTCATATAGCTCGTAACCAATTTGTAGCACTAAGAAAAGCTGCAATATCTTTACAGTCTTTATGTAGAG gaAAACTGGCATGCAAAATTTATGTGCAAATAAAGAGGCAAGCAGCTGCAATAAAAATTCAGAAGAACTCACGCAGGCATAATGCTAGAAAGGCCTATAGGAAACTCCAGGTCTCAGTGCTCATGGTGCAGACTGTTTTGCGAGCTATGGATGCTCGCAAGAGATTCAGATTTAGGAAGCAAACTGAAGCTGCAATAGTGATCCAG GCACAGTGGCGTTGTCATAAAGCTTATGTATATTATAGAAGGCTTAAACGAGGGGTACTTGTTGCACAATGCAAATGGAGGGGGAAGTCTGCCAAAAAGGAACTAAGGATGCTTAAAATG GCTGCAAGAGATACTGGTGCGCTCAAAGAGGCAAAGGATAAGCTTGAAAAGCAGCTGGAGGAGCTTACGTGGCGGTTGCAGCTGGAAAAACGTCTAAGA ACTGACTTGGAAGAAGCAAAAGCACACGAAATAGCAAAGTCGCAAGAGGCTTTGGAAGCTATGCAAAAAAAAGTGGATGAAGCAAATGCACTGGTTGTCAAGGAACGAGAAGCTGCAAAGAAGGCTATTGAAGAAGCACCTCCTGTAATCCAGGAAACTCCAGTTTATGTTGAAGATACTAAGAAAGTAGAATCTCTAATGGAAGAAAATAACAGTTTAAAG GTTTCTTTAGAACAAGAAAAGCAGAACTGTGATGACTGGAAGCAGAAATATACTGAGGCTCAAGAATCTGGGGATGAAAGTCGCAGGAAGTTAgaagaaacagaaaaaaaagTTCTTCAACTCCAGGAATCCCTGAAAGG GTTAGAGGAGAAGATGACAAACTTAGAGTCGGAGAACAAAGTTTTCCGTCAGCAAGCTGTGTCAATGGCACCAAATAAGTTCCTTTCTGGACGCTCTAGATCTATTATCCAG AGAACTGAGAGTGGTCGAAATTTCGAGGATACAAGAATGCATGTG GATCTTCATAGCCCTTCATTGAACCAAAGGGACCTTCCTGAAGCAGATGACAAACCGCAAAAATCACTTAATGAGAAACAGCAAGAAAACCAGGAGTTGCTGATTCGCTGTATCGCACAAAACTTGGGCTTTGCTGGAAACAGGCCAATTGCAGCCTGCATCATTTATAAGTGCCTTTTGCAGTGGAGATCTTTCGAAGTTGAGAGAACCACTGTGTTTGACCGAATCATCCAGACTATAGGTCATGCTATTGAG AAAACTCAGGACAACAATGATGTACTGGCGTATTGGTTGTCAAACGCTTCTACTCTTCTATTGCTACTTCAGCGTACACTCAAAGCAAGTGCTGCTGCAGCAATGACCCCTCTACGTCGTCGATCCTCATCGGCATCTCTGTTTGGGAGGATGTCACAG AGTTTCCGTGGAAACCCTCAAGGAGTCAATCTTTCCTTTGCAACTGGAGGAGTTGAAACTTTACGCCAAGTAGAAGCAAAATACCCTGCCTTGCTGTTCAAGCAGCAACTTACAGCATATGTGGAGAAAATTTATGGAATGATTCGTGACAATTTGAAAAAGGAGATTTCTCCATTGCTGGGGTTGTGCATCCAG GCACCACGAACTTCAAGAGCAAGCTTGGTTAAAGGGTCCTCACGTTCAGTAGCTAATACAGCAGCTCAGCAAGCTTTGATTGCCCATTGGCAGGGCATTGTGAAGAGCCTGGGAATTTTCTTGGATACGTTAAAAGCAAACCAT GTGCCTCCATTTTTAGTTCGTAAAGTCTTCACTCAGatattttcattcatcaatGTTCAGCTATTTAACAG CCTTCTCTTAAGACGAGAGTGTTGTTCGTTTAGCAATGGTGAATACGTCAAAGCAGGACTGGCGGAATTGGAGCACTGGTGCTTTACAGCAACTGATGAG TATGCAGGATCAGCATGGGATGAGCTGAAGCATATAAGACAGGCCATTGGTTTTCTT GTTATAcatcaaaaacccaaaaagaCACTGGATGAAATAAGCCATCAACTCTGTCCA GTGCTTAGCATCCAGCAGTTGTATAGGATCAGTACAATGTACTGGGATGACAAATATGGTACACATAGTGTGTCATCGGAT GTCATATCCAGCATGAGGGTGTCGATGACTGAAGATTCAAATCAAGCAGTCAGCAACTCTTTTCTCTTAGATGATGATTCAAG CATCCCGTTTTCAGTTGATGACATATCGAAATCAATGGAACAAATAGATATAGCTGACATTGAATCTCCTCTTCCTCTCCGAGAGAACTCAGGCTTTAGCTTTTTGTTGCCACGCACAAACTAG
- the LOC101253246 gene encoding myosin-11 isoform X2, translated as MMQQYKGAPFGELNPHVFAIADVAYRAMILEGKSNSILVSGESGAGKTETTKMLMRYLAYLGGRAATEGRTVEQQVLGSNPVLEAFGNAKTVRNNNSSRFGKFVEIQFDKHGRISGAAIRTYLLERSRVCQISDPERNYHCFYLLCAAPQEEIEKYKLEHPKSFRYLNQSKCYELVGVSDAEEYLATRRAMDVVGISKKEQEAIFRVVASILHLGNIDFAKGKEVDSSVIKEEKAKLHLKTAAELLMCDPVALEDALCKRVMITPEEVIKRSLDPRSAEISRDGLAKTVYSRLFDWLVDKINVSIGQDPLSKCLIGVLDIYGFESFKHNSFEQFCINYTNEKLQQHFNQHVFKMEQEEYKREAIDWSYIEFVDNQDVLDLIEKKPGGIVALLDEACMFPKSTHETFSNKLYQTFKVHKRFVKPKLSRTDFIISHYAGEVQYQSDQFLDKNKDYIVPEHQDLLCASKCSFVAGLFPSLGEETSKSTKFSSIGSRFKLQLQQLMETLNATEPHYIRCVKPNNLLKPAIFENENIMRQLRCGGVLEAIRISCAGFPTRRPFFEFIHRFGLLAPEVLEGSYEEKNACKKILEKWGLKGFQIGKTKVFLRAGQMAELDARRAEVLNNAAKVLQRRIRTHIARNQFVALRKAAISLQSLCRGKLACKIYVQIKRQAAAIKIQKNSRRHNARKAYRKLQVSVLMVQTVLRAMDARKRFRFRKQTEAAIVIQAQWRCHKAYVYYRRLKRGVLVAQCKWRGKSAKKELRMLKMAARDTGALKEAKDKLEKQLEELTWRLQLEKRLRTDLEEAKAHEIAKSQEALEAMQKKVDEANALVVKEREAAKKAIEEAPPVIQETPVYVEDTKKVESLMEENNSLKVSLEQEKQNCDDWKQKYTEAQESGDESRRKLEETEKKVLQLQESLKGLEEKMTNLESENKVFRQQAVSMAPNKFLSGRSRSIIQRTESGRNFEDTRMHVDLHSPSLNQRDLPEADDKPQKSLNEKQQENQELLIRCIAQNLGFAGNRPIAACIIYKCLLQWRSFEVERTTVFDRIIQTIGHAIEKTQDNNDVLAYWLSNASTLLLLLQRTLKASAAAAMTPLRRRSSSASLFGRMSQSFRGNPQGVNLSFATGGVETLRQVEAKYPALLFKQQLTAYVEKIYGMIRDNLKKEISPLLGLCIQAPRTSRASLVKGSSRSVANTAAQQALIAHWQGIVKSLGIFLDTLKANHVPPFLVRKVFTQIFSFINVQLFNSLLLRRECCSFSNGEYVKAGLAELEHWCFTATDEYAGSAWDELKHIRQAIGFLVIHQKPKKTLDEISHQLCPVLSIQQLYRISTMYWDDKYGTHSVSSDVISSMRVSMTEDSNQAVSNSFLLDDDSSIPFSVDDISKSMEQIDIADIESPLPLRENSGFSFLLPRTN; from the exons ATGATGCAACAATACAAGGGAGCACCATTTGGAGAATTAAACCCTCATGTCTTTGCCATTGCAGATGTTGCATACAG GGCCATGATCCTTGAGGGGAAAAGCAATTCTATTCTGGTTAGTGGTGAAAGTGGAGCCGGTAAAACTGAGACAACCAAGATGCTTATGCGATATCTTGCCTATCTGGGTGGCCGTGCAGCAACTGAAGGGCGTACAGTGGAGCAACAAGTCCTTGGT TCTAATCCTGTTCTTGAAGCATTCGGCAATGCGAAGACTGTTAGAAATAACAATTCCAG CCGTTTTGGCAAATTCGTCGAGATTCAGTTTGACAAACACGGAAGGATATCAGGAGCAGCAATCAGGACCTACCTCCTTGAGAGATCCCGTGTTTGCCAAATTTCTGATCCTGAGCGCAACTACCACTGTTTTTACCTTCTTTGTGCAGCCCCCCAAGAG GAGATTGAGAAGTATAAGTTGGAACATCCCAAATCATTTCGCTATCTTAACCAGTCAAAGTGCTATGAGCTAGTTGGTGTGAGCGATGCAGAAGAATACCTTGCTACTAGAAGAGCAATGGATGTTGTGGGAATTAGTAAAAAGGAGCAG GAAGCAATTTTTAGAGTCGTTGCCTCAATTCTTCATCTTGGTAATATTGACTTTGCAAAAGGAAAAGAGGTTGATTCATCAGTTATTAAAGAGGAAAAAGCCAAACTCCATCTTAAAACTGCAGCAGAGCTTCTGAT GTGTGACCCTGTAGCTTTGGAAGATGCATTGTGCAAAAGGGTGATGATCACCCCTGAAGAAGTGATAAAACGAAGCCTTGATCCTCGCAGTGCTGAAATAAGTAGGGATGGTCTGGCTAAAACAGTATATTCCAGATTATTTGATTG GTTGGTGGACAAGATAAATGTTTCAATTGGACAAGATCCCCTGTCTAAATGTCTCATTGGAGTCCTTGATATCTATGGTTTTGAAAGCTTTAAGCACAACAG CTTTGAGCAATTCTgcataaattatacaaatgagAAGCTGCAGCAACATTTCAATCAG CATGTCTTCAAGATGGAACAAGAAGAATACAAAAGAGAGGCCATTGATTGGAGTTACATTGAGTTTGTGGATAACCAGGATGTTTTAGATCTTATTGAAAAG AAACCAGGTGGAATTGTTGCTCTGCTAGATGAAGCTTG TATGTTCCCGAAGTCAACACATGAAACATTCTCTAACAAGCTATATCAGACATTCAAAGTTCACAAGCGCTTTGTTAAGCCTAAACTGTCTCGTACAGATTTCATAATTTCACATTATGCTGGAGAG GTGCAATATCAATCTGACCAGTTCCTGGACAAAAACAAGGACTATATAGTGCCTGAACATCAAGACCTCCTATGTGCTTCAAAATGCTCTTTTGTAGCAGGACTCTTCCCTTCACTAGGTGAAGAGACTTCAAAGTCTACAAAATTTTCTTCAATCGGTTCACGCTTTAAG TTACAACTGCAGCAATTGATGGAAACTCTGAATGCTACAGAACCTCATTACATCAGATGTGTAAAGCCTAATAACCTCCTAAAACCCGctatatttgaaaatgaaaacaTTATGCGGCAATTGCGCTGTGGT GGTGTTTTAGAGGCAATTAGAATCAGTTGTGCTGGATTCCCTACTCGCCGCCCTTTCTTTGAATTCATACACAGGTTTGGGCTCCTAGCGCCAGAGGTTTTGGAAGGGAG ctatgaagaaaaaaatgcttGCAAGAAGATTTTGGAAAAATGGGGGCTGAAAGGGTTTCAG ATAGGAAAGACCAAGGTATTCCTAAGGGCTGGACAGATGGCCGAGTTGGATGCACGACGAGCAGAGGTTCTTAATAATGCAGCCAAAGTTTTACAACGACGAATAAGAACTCATATAGCTCGTAACCAATTTGTAGCACTAAGAAAAGCTGCAATATCTTTACAGTCTTTATGTAGAG gaAAACTGGCATGCAAAATTTATGTGCAAATAAAGAGGCAAGCAGCTGCAATAAAAATTCAGAAGAACTCACGCAGGCATAATGCTAGAAAGGCCTATAGGAAACTCCAGGTCTCAGTGCTCATGGTGCAGACTGTTTTGCGAGCTATGGATGCTCGCAAGAGATTCAGATTTAGGAAGCAAACTGAAGCTGCAATAGTGATCCAG GCACAGTGGCGTTGTCATAAAGCTTATGTATATTATAGAAGGCTTAAACGAGGGGTACTTGTTGCACAATGCAAATGGAGGGGGAAGTCTGCCAAAAAGGAACTAAGGATGCTTAAAATG GCTGCAAGAGATACTGGTGCGCTCAAAGAGGCAAAGGATAAGCTTGAAAAGCAGCTGGAGGAGCTTACGTGGCGGTTGCAGCTGGAAAAACGTCTAAGA ACTGACTTGGAAGAAGCAAAAGCACACGAAATAGCAAAGTCGCAAGAGGCTTTGGAAGCTATGCAAAAAAAAGTGGATGAAGCAAATGCACTGGTTGTCAAGGAACGAGAAGCTGCAAAGAAGGCTATTGAAGAAGCACCTCCTGTAATCCAGGAAACTCCAGTTTATGTTGAAGATACTAAGAAAGTAGAATCTCTAATGGAAGAAAATAACAGTTTAAAG GTTTCTTTAGAACAAGAAAAGCAGAACTGTGATGACTGGAAGCAGAAATATACTGAGGCTCAAGAATCTGGGGATGAAAGTCGCAGGAAGTTAgaagaaacagaaaaaaaagTTCTTCAACTCCAGGAATCCCTGAAAGG GTTAGAGGAGAAGATGACAAACTTAGAGTCGGAGAACAAAGTTTTCCGTCAGCAAGCTGTGTCAATGGCACCAAATAAGTTCCTTTCTGGACGCTCTAGATCTATTATCCAG AGAACTGAGAGTGGTCGAAATTTCGAGGATACAAGAATGCATGTG GATCTTCATAGCCCTTCATTGAACCAAAGGGACCTTCCTGAAGCAGATGACAAACCGCAAAAATCACTTAATGAGAAACAGCAAGAAAACCAGGAGTTGCTGATTCGCTGTATCGCACAAAACTTGGGCTTTGCTGGAAACAGGCCAATTGCAGCCTGCATCATTTATAAGTGCCTTTTGCAGTGGAGATCTTTCGAAGTTGAGAGAACCACTGTGTTTGACCGAATCATCCAGACTATAGGTCATGCTATTGAG AAAACTCAGGACAACAATGATGTACTGGCGTATTGGTTGTCAAACGCTTCTACTCTTCTATTGCTACTTCAGCGTACACTCAAAGCAAGTGCTGCTGCAGCAATGACCCCTCTACGTCGTCGATCCTCATCGGCATCTCTGTTTGGGAGGATGTCACAG AGTTTCCGTGGAAACCCTCAAGGAGTCAATCTTTCCTTTGCAACTGGAGGAGTTGAAACTTTACGCCAAGTAGAAGCAAAATACCCTGCCTTGCTGTTCAAGCAGCAACTTACAGCATATGTGGAGAAAATTTATGGAATGATTCGTGACAATTTGAAAAAGGAGATTTCTCCATTGCTGGGGTTGTGCATCCAG GCACCACGAACTTCAAGAGCAAGCTTGGTTAAAGGGTCCTCACGTTCAGTAGCTAATACAGCAGCTCAGCAAGCTTTGATTGCCCATTGGCAGGGCATTGTGAAGAGCCTGGGAATTTTCTTGGATACGTTAAAAGCAAACCAT GTGCCTCCATTTTTAGTTCGTAAAGTCTTCACTCAGatattttcattcatcaatGTTCAGCTATTTAACAG CCTTCTCTTAAGACGAGAGTGTTGTTCGTTTAGCAATGGTGAATACGTCAAAGCAGGACTGGCGGAATTGGAGCACTGGTGCTTTACAGCAACTGATGAG TATGCAGGATCAGCATGGGATGAGCTGAAGCATATAAGACAGGCCATTGGTTTTCTT GTTATAcatcaaaaacccaaaaagaCACTGGATGAAATAAGCCATCAACTCTGTCCA GTGCTTAGCATCCAGCAGTTGTATAGGATCAGTACAATGTACTGGGATGACAAATATGGTACACATAGTGTGTCATCGGAT GTCATATCCAGCATGAGGGTGTCGATGACTGAAGATTCAAATCAAGCAGTCAGCAACTCTTTTCTCTTAGATGATGATTCAAG CATCCCGTTTTCAGTTGATGACATATCGAAATCAATGGAACAAATAGATATAGCTGACATTGAATCTCCTCTTCCTCTCCGAGAGAACTCAGGCTTTAGCTTTTTGTTGCCACGCACAAACTAG